Sequence from the Terriglobia bacterium genome:
CCGCTTCGTCAAATACACCGTCGCCGGCCTCGTCCTCATCATCGTTGCCATGGGATCCATGCTGATCACCATGCGGCTGGCAATTCATCGCCGCGAAGTCATTGTCCCGAAATTCATTGGCCTGTTGCCGCAGCCGGCTTACGAACTCGCGCGGCAGAACGGGCTCATCCTCGTTCGCGAAAGCCGTTTCTATAGCGACGATATTCCCGTCGGCCACATCGTCTCGCAGGAGCCCTCGCCCGGTCAAAAGGTGCGCAAAGGCTGGCGTGTCCGCATCGCCGAAAGCATGGGCCCGCAACGCAACGTCGTTCCCAGTGTCATCGGCGACAGCCCGCGCGCCGCCGAACTGAATATCTCGCAGCGCGGCCTCGAACTCGGAACCATCTCGACCATGGCCGTGCCCGATACTCCACCGAACCAGGTCATCGCCCAGAGCCCTCCACCTGATTCGCACGCCGCAAGCCCGAAGGTAAACATCCTTGTCTCCGCACCCGCCGACGATAAGGCCTACGTGATGCCCGACCTCACCGGCATGCGCCTCTCCGACGCCACCGCCGCAATCACCAACGCCGGCCTCAAGCCGCAAGCGCCAAGCGCTGCGACGCCGGATGCAATCGTCGTAAAACAAACCCCAGCCGTGGGCCAGCGCGTCAC
This genomic interval carries:
- a CDS encoding PASTA domain-containing protein, which codes for MRRFVKYTVAGLVLIIVAMGSMLITMRLAIHRREVIVPKFIGLLPQPAYELARQNGLILVRESRFYSDDIPVGHIVSQEPSPGQKVRKGWRVRIAESMGPQRNVVPSVIGDSPRAAELNISQRGLELGTISTMAVPDTPPNQVIAQSPPPDSHAASPKVNILVSAPADDKAYVMPDLTGMRLSDATAAITNAGLKPQAPSAATPDAIVVKQTPAVGQRVTSGATVTLGTGTPPQS